The sequence CGCACCCTCCAGTTCCCGTACGAGCGTGCCGACCGAGGCGCGGTGACCGGCCGAGGTGAGGGTGAGCCCGCCGCCGCGGCCGCGGCGCGCGTCGACCAGACCGAGGTGCTGGAGGCGGGCGACGACCTTGGCGGTGTGGGTGTACGGCACACGCATGGTGGCCGCGACCTCCCGGGTGGTCGGCGGATCCTCGTCCCGCGCGACGGCCAGTCGCATGAGCACGCGCAGTGCCACATCGGTGAATCTCGTCAGCCGCATGACGCTCAGGCTAGATAAGTGGCATGCCTGATGCAAATTAAGGCGTGCGCGGGGCGACACTGAGCAACGTGCCCCGTTCGAGGCCCGGTTAGTCACACTCGTTTGTGTAATGGCGAAGCAACTCACCGTGCTGAAAGGCTTCTGCACGCAGGTCAGCCCATGATCGAAAGGACGTCAGATGTCCGTTGGTGAAGAGGTTCGCGACACGCAGGCCCCGCCGCAGCAGAGTCTGGGCACGGCGGCTGCGCGGAACCTCGCGACGACCACCAAGTCCGCGCCGCAGATGCAGGAGATCACCTCGCGGTGGCTGCTGCGGATGCTGCCGTGGGTGCAGGTACAGGGCGGTACGTACCGGGTGAACCGTCGGCTCAGCTATGCGGTCGGCGACGGCCGGGTGACCTTCGTGCAGACCGGCGACCAGGTCGCCGTCATCCCCGCCGAGCTCGGGGAGATGCCGCCCTTGCGGGAGTTCGGCGACGAGGAGGTCCTCGCCGAACTGGCGCGCAGGTGCGAACAGCGGGACGTGGCCGCGGGGGAGGTGCTCGCCGCCTCGGGGGACGCGGCGGACCGGGTCTTCCTGCTGGCGCACGGCAAGGTGGAGAAGATCGGCGCCGGGCCGTACGGGGACGAGACGGTGCTCGGCGTCCTCGCCGACGGCGCGTACTTCGGCGACCGGAGCCTGATCGACGGTGACGCCACCTGGGAGTTCACCGCCCGCGCCGTCACCCCCTGCACGCTCCTGACGCTGCGCCGTTCGGACGTGCACAACCTCGCGGCCCAATCCGACTCGCTCCGGGCCCATCTCGCCCGTCAGCTCTCCATCCCGCAACAGCGGACCAACCCGTACGGCGAGGCGGCGATCGACCTCTCCGCGGGCCATGTGGGTGAGCCGGTCGTCCCGCACACCTTCGTGGACTACGACGCGGCGCCGCGCGAGTACGAACTGAGCGTGGCCCAGACCGTGCTGAAGGTGCACAGCCGGGTCGCCGATCTCTACAACCAGCCGATGAACCAGACCGAGCAGCAGTTGCGGCTCACCGTCGAGGCGCTGCGCGAGCGCCAGGAACACGAGCTGATCAACAACCGCGAGTTCGGACTGCTCAAGAACTGCGACTACGGG is a genomic window of Streptomyces sp. NBC_01237 containing:
- a CDS encoding RrF2 family transcriptional regulator, with product MRLTRFTDVALRVLMRLAVARDEDPPTTREVAATMRVPYTHTAKVVARLQHLGLVDARRGRGGGLTLTSAGHRASVGTLVRELEGADEVVECEGDTPCPLRSGCRLRGALRRAQEAFYATLDPVTVTELVSSPTGPLLIGISTGPAPD
- a CDS encoding family 2B encapsulin nanocompartment shell protein, translated to MSVGEEVRDTQAPPQQSLGTAAARNLATTTKSAPQMQEITSRWLLRMLPWVQVQGGTYRVNRRLSYAVGDGRVTFVQTGDQVAVIPAELGEMPPLREFGDEEVLAELARRCEQRDVAAGEVLAASGDAADRVFLLAHGKVEKIGAGPYGDETVLGVLADGAYFGDRSLIDGDATWEFTARAVTPCTLLTLRRSDVHNLAAQSDSLRAHLARQLSIPQQRTNPYGEAAIDLSAGHVGEPVVPHTFVDYDAAPREYELSVAQTVLKVHSRVADLYNQPMNQTEQQLRLTVEALRERQEHELINNREFGLLKNCDYGQRIQPHDGVPSPDDMDELLSRRRGSKLFLAHPKAIAAFGRECNRRGLLPESVDIGGHQVPAWRGVPIFPSNKIPVTDARTTSIICMRTGEADQGVIGLQQSGIPDEIEPSLSVRFMGIDEQAIISYLVTAYYSAAVLVPDALGVLENVEVSRWH